The following are encoded in a window of Pecten maximus chromosome 17, xPecMax1.1, whole genome shotgun sequence genomic DNA:
- the LOC117315746 gene encoding (S)-coclaurine N-methyltransferase-like — MASDATLREGVRQHLASWIRKLDCGGDIEKQHFFKTKFIQSLKTSPVAIETDKANEQHYEVPTEFFKTVLGPRLKYSACAWDAGTKNLEEAENNSLKIYCERARLEDGHTVMDLGCGWGSLGLYVLEKFPKCHVTCVSNSNTQRLYIESEAERRGVSDRLECITADARSFTTGKRYDRIMSIEMFEHMKNYEILMQRVSSWLKPSGMLFLQILCHISHPYSFDTKPGSDTEWMAKNFFSGGTMPSSDLFLYFQRDACLVDQWIWNGKNYSKTLEAWLTKLDQNIEAVKALFQSVYGQEAGQQLFNWRLFFIFCSEVFGYSEGNQWHVAQYLFRRQAKSSL; from the exons ATGGCCAGTGACGCAACGCTGAGAGAAG GCGTGCGGCAACATTTAGCCTCATGGATCAGGAAGTTAGACTGTGGCGGGGACATTGAAAAACAGCATTTTTTCAAAACCAAATTTATTCAGTCATTAAAAACATCTCCAGTTGCCATAGAAACGGACAAAGCTAACGAACAACACTATGAAGTTCCTACCGAATTTTTCAAAACG GTACTTGGACCTCGTCTTAAATACAGCGCATGCGCATGGGACGCCGGGACCAAAAATCTAGAGGAGG CCGAGAATAATTCATTGAAGATCTACTGTGAGCGAGCACGTCTCGAGGATGGCCATACCGTTATG GATCTTGGCTGTGGATGGGGATCACTTGGGCTCTACGTCCTGGAAAAATTTCCAAAGTGCCATGTGACTTGTGTCTCTAACTCGAACACACAGCGTCTCTATATCGAAAGCGAGGCTGAACGAAGAGGCGTGTCCGACCGATTGGAATGTATCACAGCAGATGCGCGGTCGTTCACCACTGGGAAGCGGTATGATCGCATTATGTCCATCGAGATGTTTGAG CATATGAAGAACTATGAAATCCTAATGCAGCGGGTCTCGTCCTGGCTCAAGCCGTCCGGCATGCTTTTCCTCCAGATTCTCTGTCATATTAGCCATCCGTATTCATTCGACACCAAGCCGGGTTCAGACACGGAATGGATGGCTAAAAACTTCTTCAGTGGCGGAACAATGCCTTCATCCGACCTATTCCTTTATTTTCag AGAGACGCTTGCCTTGTCGACCAATGGATTTGGAATGGCAAGAACTATTCTAAAACACTTGAGGCATGGCTGACCAAGCTTGACCAGAACATCGAAGCTGTTAAGGCCCTATTCCAGTCAGTATATGGTCAAGAGGCTGGACAGCAGTTATTTAATTGGAGGTTGTTTTTCATCTTCTGTTCCGAAGTTTTTGGTTACAGTGAAGGAAATCAGTGGCATGTAGCCCAGTACCTGTTTAGACGTCAGGCAAAAAGTTcactttaa